Proteins from a single region of Deltaproteobacteria bacterium:
- a CDS encoding inverse autotransporter beta domain-containing protein translates to MLAIQRVLLIVILAVLLVFGGRLAEAGESRVWQAFDRPAVLLLSGLQGCAPTLRDDASEVSRCLAGWSINELLLDAMTRLATERGQAIFGRNFRIVNNLSHSPAGSGLRGGLDVVLPFGSSTLSGAARPESSAFFLQNGLTRWVDERGSSRNDYRAGAVRRFDLSGQGALSGILGVSAFMQQSREYQHTRLVVGADYGGKWGRGTINMFMPATGWRPTHTGYEERALAGTELVLQFNLTTTLSMKTALARWEDEDGLGEWSTKGRVAVEWRPHRWFNIGASWSDSGTHHDSHEFRLAFSMPLGDMRQPQWEGMGAVGGGPTPSSLDAWSPVANVGAIQVATRKRARVDPVSEATVRFLQESATTGDQISLEVRLSAVTSRDLDFVVTLAPGTGTNPAVPGVDYFDEPIPVTIPAGTSSAAVIIQLPLNAELNESRSLMATVTAAS, encoded by the coding sequence ATGCTGGCCATTCAGCGCGTTCTTCTGATCGTGATACTCGCAGTGCTCCTGGTCTTCGGCGGACGGCTTGCGGAGGCCGGGGAATCGAGAGTGTGGCAAGCGTTCGATCGCCCCGCCGTTTTGTTGCTGTCAGGATTGCAGGGATGCGCGCCTACTCTCCGTGATGATGCATCGGAAGTCTCGCGTTGTTTGGCGGGTTGGTCGATCAATGAACTCCTGCTCGATGCGATGACCCGCTTGGCAACCGAGCGAGGCCAAGCGATCTTCGGCAGAAATTTCCGAATCGTCAATAACCTGAGTCACTCACCAGCAGGGAGCGGGCTCAGGGGCGGGCTTGACGTAGTACTGCCCTTTGGATCGTCGACCCTTTCCGGCGCTGCACGGCCCGAGTCAAGCGCCTTCTTCCTGCAGAACGGCTTGACCCGCTGGGTGGACGAGCGTGGCTCCAGCCGAAACGACTATCGCGCTGGCGCCGTTCGCCGTTTCGACCTGTCCGGTCAAGGCGCGTTGTCCGGTATCCTTGGCGTATCGGCATTTATGCAGCAGAGCCGTGAGTACCAGCATACACGGCTGGTGGTTGGGGCGGATTACGGCGGCAAGTGGGGACGCGGGACGATCAACATGTTCATGCCCGCGACGGGCTGGCGTCCCACACATACAGGGTACGAGGAGCGCGCGCTTGCCGGAACCGAACTTGTCTTACAGTTCAACCTCACCACCACGCTGTCCATGAAGACGGCGTTGGCCCGTTGGGAAGACGAAGACGGTCTTGGGGAATGGTCGACGAAGGGACGTGTAGCCGTGGAGTGGAGGCCGCATCGTTGGTTCAACATCGGCGCTTCATGGAGCGACTCTGGCACTCACCACGATTCCCACGAGTTTCGTCTAGCCTTCTCGATGCCCTTGGGGGACATGCGCCAACCGCAGTGGGAGGGCATGGGCGCCGTCGGCGGCGGTCCGACACCATCTTCCTTGGACGCTTGGAGCCCGGTCGCGAATGTGGGTGCGATCCAGGTGGCCACGCGTAAACGCGCCCGCGTTGATCCCGTTTCCGAGGCGACGGTCCGGTTCCTTCAGGAAAGCGCAACAACCGGCGACCAGATAAGTCTCGAAGTCCGCCTGTCGGCTGTCACATCTCGCGATCTGGACTTCGTTGTAACTCTCGCACCTGGCACGGGTACCAACCCTGCCGTGCCTGGCGTGGACTATTTTGACGAGCCCATCCCGGTCACGATTCCCGCGGGAACCTCCAGCGCAGCAGTGATCATCCAACTCCCACTCAATGCCGAACTGAACGAATCCCGATCTCTCATGGCCACGGTCACTGCGGCATCGTGA
- the ggt gene encoding gamma-glutamyltransferase, which yields MTEPLHEIRYGKAARTLVMGQNGVVAAGHPLASVAGLKMMQRGGNAVDAAVAAGFVLAVVKHEACGLGGDLFSLVYMKDEGRVRALNASGPAPGNASIEAFKSRGLDAIPTSGPLSIAVPGAVEGWLELHRRYGTLDRAEVCADALTLAREGFPLYHALAGSIADWAPSSPDIHRYFRAPLEDLTPGRMLRQPELAAVLEAIVRDGRDGFYRGDVAARMCAGIRDQGGLFEERDLDGEFAEWLEPLSTDYRGYQILEQPPVSQGFVILTMMNLLAGYDCAKMSRTELAHVMVEAKKIAFEDRIRHLDDPRFGNPEVERLISKEYADARRADIGDSAGPVSSSSAMTGSDTTYLCAADGHGNVISLIESVFSVFGSRVVAGDTGLVMNNRLCSARLDPDSANSLRPGKRPAHTLNSYMVFHNGELLAVGGTPGADDQPQTNVQVLHNFLDLKMDPQCALEAPRWSHVPGTPPNVGYPQSLRLEQGFPKEVIEGLAAKGHPVTVVEPWSFGGAALIARDPRNGTLMAAADPRRDGYAMGW from the coding sequence ATGACCGAACCCCTACATGAAATTCGTTACGGCAAGGCCGCGCGCACGCTCGTCATGGGGCAGAACGGCGTGGTCGCCGCGGGCCATCCGCTGGCGTCGGTGGCCGGGCTCAAGATGATGCAGCGGGGCGGCAACGCCGTGGATGCCGCCGTCGCCGCGGGGTTCGTCCTGGCCGTGGTGAAGCACGAGGCCTGCGGACTCGGCGGCGACCTGTTCTCCCTCGTCTACATGAAGGACGAGGGCAGGGTCCGGGCGCTCAACGCCAGCGGTCCGGCCCCCGGCAACGCCAGCATCGAGGCCTTCAAGAGCCGCGGTCTCGACGCCATTCCCACCTCGGGGCCATTGAGCATCGCGGTGCCCGGAGCGGTGGAGGGATGGCTGGAGTTGCACCGCCGCTACGGCACCCTGGACCGCGCCGAAGTCTGCGCCGACGCCCTGACTCTCGCCCGCGAGGGCTTTCCCCTGTACCACGCCCTGGCCGGCTCCATCGCGGACTGGGCGCCCTCGAGTCCCGACATCCATCGCTATTTTCGAGCACCCCTGGAAGACCTCACGCCGGGGAGGATGCTGCGCCAGCCCGAACTGGCGGCGGTGCTGGAAGCCATCGTGCGCGACGGCCGCGACGGTTTTTATCGCGGCGACGTGGCCGCGCGGATGTGCGCCGGCATTCGCGACCAGGGCGGCCTGTTCGAGGAGCGGGACCTGGACGGGGAGTTCGCCGAGTGGCTGGAACCCCTGAGCACCGATTACCGCGGCTACCAGATCCTGGAGCAGCCGCCGGTGTCCCAAGGGTTCGTGATCCTCACCATGATGAACCTGCTGGCGGGCTACGACTGCGCGAAGATGAGCCGCACGGAATTGGCCCACGTGATGGTGGAGGCCAAGAAGATCGCCTTCGAGGACCGTATCCGCCATCTGGACGACCCGCGCTTCGGCAACCCCGAGGTGGAGCGCCTCATCAGCAAGGAATACGCCGACGCGCGCCGCGCCGACATCGGCGATTCCGCCGGCCCGGTATCCTCGTCCAGCGCCATGACCGGGAGCGACACCACGTACCTGTGCGCCGCCGACGGCCACGGCAACGTCATCTCGCTCATCGAGAGCGTGTTCTCGGTCTTCGGCTCGCGCGTGGTGGCGGGGGACACCGGTCTGGTCATGAACAACCGCCTGTGCAGCGCCCGGCTCGACCCCGACAGCGCCAACTCCCTGCGGCCGGGCAAGCGCCCCGCGCACACCCTCAACTCCTACATGGTGTTCCACAACGGCGAGTTGCTGGCCGTGGGCGGCACCCCGGGCGCGGACGACCAGCCCCAGACCAACGTGCAGGTCCTGCACAACTTCCTGGACCTCAAGATGGACCCCCAGTGCGCGCTGGAAGCGCCCCGCTGGAGCCATGTGCCGGGCACGCCGCCCAACGTCGGCTATCCCCAGAGCCTGCGCCTGGAACAGGGATTCCCCAAGGAGGTCATCGAAGGCCTGGCGGCCAAAGGCCACCCCGTCACGGTGGTGGAGCCCTGGTCCTTCGGCGGCGCCGCGCTCATCGCCAGGGACCCGCGCAACGGCACGCTCATGGCCGCCGCCGACCCGCGCCGGGACGGCTACGCCATGGGGTGGTAG